From the genome of Solanum pennellii chromosome 6, SPENNV200:
AAATTTCAAGTTGACTAGATTATCTGAACTATCTGAAAATGGTTTTACACAAGACAACGGTTCGTGAATAGTCAGTAACCTTCCCATTTTAGTTCTGGTCATTTTCTTTAATGTGGTTTAGTTTGTTATGAACCTCCCTTCACTATTTTGGCAGAGATATTGATGGAAACCGGACCAACACAAACCCAACATCCATTCATTACTCAACCTCTTGACATGATGACCGACTCTATCAGGATGTAAATCCTTTTCCATTTGTTCCTAAAACTTCTCCGGCTTCACTGTATATCATCTGACTAATTGATTTTTCACCTGATAAACTGATGTCTACAGACAGCTAAAGAGTCATTTTGACACTCCCGGATCGGCAGAAGCAGAATGTTTGAATGAACTAACTCTTGGAATGACAAAGAAACAAGCAGCATGTCTTTTTTATCAGACTTGTGGTATGCAAACTTCTTTCATATCTTTTACTCTTGCATTGCAGCTCAGAGAAACTTCATAGTTTCCAGCTTATCTCATTAGAGAGAATTAATGTTTGCTCCATTCTATGTGCAGTTCTGGCCACTCGAGACTTTGTTAAAGTCGAACAGGAGCTTCCATATGGAAACATCCTCATTTCCAGAGGTGCAAAGATGTAACAACGGATAAATCTAGCAGATGCTAAAACCTCACAAGTCTTATAGATTCATCTATTGGTTATAGCtgatacaaatttatttttcggTTAAGGTATTGGAGAATTGAGGCACAGATTTATAGCTCAAATTATCAGGagaaagtatttttattgttaacCTATCTAATGTATAATCGTAGAAGCATAGTTATCTCCAAAAGAATATAGATAGAAGTATATGATTGGTCATTCTGAAACTAGCATTTGGTGACAGCTAAAAACTATGGGCTTCCTTTGTTTGATCTTTATAAAAACGGGTCGGGAAACTTGAAGTTTCTGTACGAATTgacctatttcttattgatctctatttttgtgaaataaatTTAACTTCTATTTCTTGCCTCGaatcaattttataataattaaattttctaaCATCAATCACATAGTATATAAATCATTCAGTACaagttctaaaaaaaattggacaagttAGGTCGTTTGTGACAAAGTCTTGAACTCAGCTTATGACGTAATTAGTGTAAtattataatacaaaattatgtcttgctatttccatttttcttgtttaatattaaggatatttttcttactaaaaattaaaaaaccaCCCAAAAATAGGCATTCGTGCCAATGACCCACGCCACTTTCGCCCGGTCCAAAATCAAATGCCCTACATTATCTTATCTTTGAATATCTAGAGTCTAGTCTCCTTCTCGCATTCGCAAGAAAATTACTGCCGTACAAGTTAAAGGCTCTCATTGTTTCCGACGGCGACATGGCAATGACGATGACCACTGCAATGGCATCGCCGTCGCGGCGGCTGCTTATCGACTCTCGACATAGCACCGTCTGCACTATCCCCAAGAATGTGGCAATTTACCCAGCAACAGCAGTTACAAATCAGGGGTTATTGAAGCACTGTATATCCTCGCAAAGATGCCTAAGATCTCTGGTGAAACCAGTATCGGCTGCTAGTTCAGGGTTTGAGGCAGATTTGGGTGACGATGAATCTTTGATACGCGTTAAAAATGCAAAGATAGCTGTTGAGTCCGAAGACGATGAGAAGATACAAGTGAGAGTAGATGTGAACGAAGAGGACACAAAAACGGTTTTCGAAAAAGTATTGACAAATTTAGCAAAATCAGCGCCACCTGTTCCAGGGTTCCGCAGGGAAAAAGGAGGGAAAACATCAAAGGTTCCCAAGGACTTTCTACTGCAGATACTTGGTGAAGACCGAGTTACCAATTTTGTAATACGAGAAATTGTTACCTCAACTCTTGCTGATTATGTGAAGAAGGAGAATTTGGCAGTAAAGGACAACAAGATTAGCACCACACAAACTGCCGATGAACTCAAGTCATCATTTGTTCCGGGAACAGAATTCAGATTCAATGCCACCTTAGAGcttgaaaaatcaaaaactgAAGCCTCCACATAAACAAGAAgatgtgaaattttttctttgttagAATAGAATCAGTAGTTCCTGAGGCCAATAGATTGAAGGATCCTAAAATCTATTACTCTTTGGCTTACTACTGGTTAAAATTGAAACTGAATTATGATTTCAGTTCTCAActgaaattgaattattattcaGTTGGTGTTTCTCGGAGCAATATCAGGtaaagaaattttttgtggccatatattttcattatttgtttttttgctTACATTGAAGATATATCTTATCATTGCTTTTTTGGCATCAAGATAGTTGATTAAAGTGGTGCAAAGGAAGGATATTTCAAATGCTTAAAAGTGATTCTATTTAGTGATAATAGTAGTGAGAACAGTTAATTAACAAGGGTCATATGGATCTTTTGCTTCACAGTTTGCCACAAATTTAAGAAAGGCAAAGGGAGATACAAATTTTTACATGTAGACATGAACACTAAGACCAGAAGTAAAATTCCCATTAGTCATTCCAGATACAAATTTGTAATTGGAAGGCAATATTTACTTTCAATGTCAAATTGACTTCTGTATTGCAcattttatttactttcaatagctttacatattttattagGATAAACTTGAAACTAGTGGTACGCAAGAACGTGGATACACGGTTATGAACCAGCCTTGGCCCAACATTGCTACCTACTCGGATGTCACACAATTAGTTATTGGACCGAGATAGAACTGGAAGGCCTTCACAAAGGTTGATTGGGCCAGGCTGTTTCATGACATAGACACTATGCAACGGCTTTTTAGAGCATGGAAACTCGATTCCATGCTGACCACTCCTGCTATGCTACTGATGAAGAGAGACTGCCCATAGGCCGGATGATGCTACACATGATGATTGCATGTTTCTGGTAGGACTTTTTAGAAGTCCATGATAACAAATAACTAAGCACTCGTGTAGGCTGTAGCTCAAAGTCATGATGCAGAAGTGAAGGAATCCGATGGAACAAATCATTTACCAAAATGATAAAGCTCAAAAGAACCATTCAAAATGAAAGCACATGAACGAAGTGAATCATGAAAACTTTAGCatacaagaaaatgaaagagCATTAGCTTTAAGCATAAGAAGAATAGTCATATAATTTCAGTAGAAAGCACAACAGCACTCTAGTTTGTTCACAAattcaatatttgaaaatatttacaGAGCATACTAATCAACCATTGATTAGCTGTATGCAGATTACATATTTCATGCATCAATGTATAATGTATtgacaaaaacatgaacatatcacATATGTAAGTATATGATCACCATCCATACTTCATTATCCCAGAAATTACAGAATTGGCAACGAAAAATGACCAAATCTGCTACATTGAACCATCCCTCTCTTATTACGAAAGCCGAACCTAGGGCTCAATCCTACACAAACACAGCTCAATTATTCCTCATATCTATTCATCATTTCTATACATTACACtcattttagtctttatttAATCATCTTTAACCTAGTCATCCATCTACCACAATCCTTCTCGTTAATCCGGCCCGGGATCCACTATATTTGCCAAAACGCATGTAAACAGAGCGAGAAAAGAGTAAATAGAGAGGACGACGAACCTTCTAGAACAACGCTTTCAACAGCGGGGTAGGAGAAGACAATTTActaaaagttttattttgagCGAGGTACAACCAACAAAACTTATACGAGGATCCATCAATTTTTCGATACATGGATTGTGGGGGCCAAGCTGTCAGTTAAGGCTGAAGAATGAAACCAAAAGGAAAGAGAATGTAAAGTTTGAGTGGGAATTGAAAGAGAAATTGTGGGGTTCACGTTAAATTCAATTAGATAAACTAAATATTGTATTGAAACTTGAAAGTGAAACAGTGCagtaaaaaaaagtaagaaggaaataattgagtgaatttgaataattaaaatgattgaatgaatttttcttttattgatgaaagttcaatttatttttttaatttcactaTGTTCAATTTCTTTgagttcataaaaaaaattaaattaaaaattttccaatATATTGCTTTAATTTCCCCTCAAATATTATNTTTTGATAATAAATaagaaaggtaaaaaaaattgaaactttttcaGTTTTAATGTATGAAATCATATTCGTATTTTGAGagtcaaataaatttatttatttatgatttatgtgtcttttagatattttgatttactattaattattatgaaattattgtattcttttgatataattttcaaatatataaatttattttacatttaaagttatatttaaaatttaaactataaTAGATAAATTGAAGGAGTAACATAGTTTCTTGGTAAATATGATGAAGCAGCTCCTTTATCCTACACTGATTATGCTAAAAGGGCAACTGAtatctcttttttaaaatttaatttgataaaaatcaatttgtattttacctttgagatcttggcatatatatatatatatatatatatatttcttgtgGGTGAGTTTTAAAGcttctttatcaaaataaaattacaacaagaattacaagtaaaaaaaataaaatacacaagtacaaaaagaaaagatcaaaaagagaaaatgtGAGAAAATGAAGAATTACAACATGGCCCCACATATACAACGAagcacaaaataaaaattttcatcttcATTAAGTTTATCATGAACTTACCCTTATAATGGATATGTATTtccaaggtgatatgaacctttttgTGATAACAAATAATGTATCTATTAATTTGACATAAATATAGTGACTTTTAGATTGATTTTGCAATTTACAAATAGAGatataatttatcattatacGACATAATTGTATAAGAAAAAAGGTTTTATTCTTCGTCTCCATTCttctctttatattatattatattattttgacctttatttttataataaaagaagttaaTTTTGAGGCTAAAATCTAATCtcttaattcttttaaaatttaaaacatatttcaaatgttttttaatcttaaaaagaACCCATTAATTATTAAGCCAACTTCAGCTATAATTAtctcaaatttttatattttaaattattatttttttacataacAACTTTGTTCATTCTATTTATTATTTCGTAAAGAATGTATCAAGtcagataaaaataaatgaaataagagAGTACTAAAATGTTGAAAGataaaaattgaagaacatatTTTGAGGAGACGCTGCTTATCGAGCTAATTATTTCGCTTAATAATTTGACTTATCTAGTActctaatttttaattatactaATCCACTAGCAAACtaattagatatcaattgaTTCGCTAATGAATTAACAATTATCTAAAAGTTATTGATCAGCATATCAACTAACCTCTATTACACCTTTTTTCGATTAAAGCATCTTACACTATACTTGCATGAAGCCATGAACATTGCTATTAATctgaaaatattgaatttatacCATCAAAAGAGAACATTGCTTGCATTTAGATTCTCGATGAAGGACCCTTAAACATGAATCACGTCAAGTTAAAAAAAGACCTCaatctataattttaaaatgggGATTTAGCTTTAGCATTcataataacatataatatgtactttatataattatatatttaggaccCTTCAGGATGACTTCGTGATTTTAGCTTGGAATTTTCATGTTGGAGATCTCAATTTCAAAATCTTTTATCATCGTTGACATTTGTCTTCTGAATCAAACTTGTCACACCGATTACCTCTCCTATGCAGTAACAATTCGCAAGTGATAAATGATAATTCTTAATGAGTTGATAATTTATCACTCTCCTAGTGATTTGcgagtttttaatttttcgtccaaaagaaaataataattaagggGCAAAATTAAACATCACCCTAATTTAGGGGTATTCGTGTGAATGACCCCCGTGCAAAATCAAATGCTCTTCATTATCTTATCTTTGAATTTCTCGCGTCggatcttcttctcatttctcaCACTCGCAAATTACTGTAGAGGTTAAAAAGGCTCTCTTAGTTTCTGAGGGAACTATGACAATGACGATGACCACTGCAATGGCGTCGCCGTCCCGCCGGCTGCCTATCGACTCTCGCTATAGTATCGTCAGCACTATCCCCAAGAATGTGGCAATTTACCCAGCAACAGCAGTTACAAAGAAGGGGTTATTGAAGCACTGTATATCCTCGCAAGGATGCCTAAGATCTCTGGTGAAACCAGTATCGGCTGCTAGTTCCGGGCTAGAGGCAGATTCAGCTGATGAACGCCTTAAAAATGCAAAGATAGTTGTTGAATCCGAAGAAGCTGAGAAGATACAAGTCAGAGTAGATGTGAACGGGGAGTACACAAAAATGGTATTCGATAGTGTTTTGACAAAATTAGCTAAATCAGAGCAACCGATTCCAGGCTTCCGCAGGGAAAAGGGAGGAAAAACATCCCAGGTTCCTAGGGAATTTCTACCTCAGATACTTGGCGAAGAACGAGTTACCAATTCTGTAATACGAGAAATTattaactcaactcttgctgAATATGTGAAGAAGGAGAATCTGGCGGTGAAGGATAACAAAATTAGCATCACACAAACTGCGGATGAACTCATGTCATCCTTTGCTCCGGGAATGGAATTCGGGTTCAATGCCATCTTATGGcttgaaaaatcaaaaactgAAGCCACCACATAAACCCACAGAAGAAGATGTACTGAAACTTTTTCTCATTGTTTAATATCTTAGAATGACTTGTTAGAGTAGAATTAGTAATTAATTCCTGAGGCCAATAGATTGAAGGATCCTAAATCTATTACTGTTTGGCTTACTACTGGTtaaagttgaaattgaattatgatttcagTAGGCATTTCTTTGAGCAATATCATGTGAGAATTTTTTTACCCAGTTTACCAACTTagcaattacttccttggaaactAGCATCAGAAAAGTAGTGAGTTTTGAAATAAAACTGAAACAAAGATTACAAATCTTCCATTTTCTTGCTTTCATTTAGGATTATATCTTATCATCAGCTTTTTTGGCATCAAGATAGTTGATTCAAAAGGTAAAAAGGAACGGTACGTGAAATGCTTGAAGTGGTCCTGTTTAGTGATAATAGTAGTGACAACAGTTAATTAACAAGGGTTAATGTGGATCTTTTGCTTCACAGTTTGCAACAAATCTAAGAAAGGCAGTGGGGGAGATACAAATTTTTACATGAGGATATGAAAACTAAACATGGTAGTAAAATTTCCCATTGTCATTCCTGGTCTAGAGATATTGTTAACTATTGTGGCTTGATTATGCGGCACACTATATGTTCAGAGCTGATAATTGGCAGGCAATTATTACGAAAAACAGGGAGAAGCGATGTAGTTGAAGGTTAAGGTAACAATTTACTTTCAATGTCAAATTGACTTCTTGTTGCATGTGTTATTTACTTTCAATagttttacatattttatcaGGATAAACTTGAAACTAGTGGTATGCGAGAACATGTGTTGCAAGCTCTTGTTATTGACAGTTTGACACTATGCAAAGGCTTTTTAGAGCATGGAACACTCGATTGCATGCTAACTATTCATATAGTCCTATTATGCCACTGATAAAGAGAGACCTTCCATAGACTGTAGGATGTTACACCTGATGACTGGGTGTTTCTTGTAGGACTTTTTATAAGTCCCGCATTCAAGGTAACTTGATAATAGGTATGCATGATAAACTACTATCTAGATGTTGGTCCTTAATGTATTTATCTAATTGCAGGTTGTGAATGAGTAGAACAAACTAACGgggaaaacaaataactaagcACTCTTGTGGCTCAAAGTCATTTGCAGTTGTGAAGTAATCATTGGTACAAATACATTTAccttataatataaatatttctatcTATTGTAATATATAGTAGAGAGATCCTGATAATGGAACAAAGGcaacacaaaattcatataacTTTCTGATTAATTGTTCTATTATATTGTGATATGCTtcctattttataatattaactGTTTGAAGGGCCAGCTCCAGGAAATTGTGGCTCAACAGCAATCTGAAGAAAATGTTCAATCAGTTGCAGATGAGATTTTAACCACTATACTCCATGAATGGACTATGTTCGTGGAAAAGGGTATGGAAAGAGGCCTCCAGAAAAGATTTGCGTGCAACAAGTGGACTTAGAGGCCAGTATGGCTTCTACAATGGGAAGTATGTGCCAAGAGATGCAAGCAGAAATGGAAAGAATATTGCAGGAAGAACGTTAGCAAGTGGCTGCTGAGCTGCAAAGAAAGAAGAACAAGGGACTTCTGACTTACTAAGGAAACTAGAAGAGGAGCTTGCCCGCATGGATATACAAGTTGGCAAAAGAACTCAAGTGAAGATGGATGCATTCATGATCAGAATGCAACAGGTAAACATGTATGTTTTGCATATTTGGATATACAGTGAATAAGTCATTTGAAATTTGGACCTTTGTTCTCCCTATTTGCTTTAATGTTAAGCATCTGATGCATTTCTGCCTTACAGATTTGCTAATCTAAAATTGTTTTTCATTTGGTCCTCTCAGTGTTTTGGGTTATATATGATGCTTTGAGTTGGATTTCTCAAAGTGTGGTGCCAGTCTTTTGGTAtagaggaaaatatttttcaattattctaCGTTTGATCTGTCAAATGTAGGAGTACAAGTTCcttaaaaatgaggaaaatgattttccCAATAGAAGTAGAAAACAAGTCCAATAGGTGGCCGTCCAAGCTCATTGTCTCCTTCCACCCCCTAACTCCAACTCCCTGCATCATCTCACCACCATAGTGTTtcctaaattatatataaatgtttttgggacaatatgtttttatttacaTACCACTAAATTTGTTagaaatttacttattttttgaaaaaaaaaattctctaagGAATATTTCCTTCGTATCAAACACAAACTAGGTCCTATTACTATCCACTTGTGCATGAAGATCTCTGGAGTATTAACTGCAAGCAGAATAtgatgataattaatttataacatGGATATGAGTGACCAATAATATTTTCTACGCTCATAGAAGTCAATATATCTTGTTTTTATATGATCGTGGTGTTCAGGGCAGCTTGCACAGACCTCGACTAATTCTACGGGATAGCTGTCGCCTCCTACCACAACAAGTTACCATGTAATTGTTTACCAAGGGTAGGACAGATGGAAATAAATCTCTAGTGTTTTTGGTTCTGCTGGGATTTGAACTAGAGACTTCATGTTTCTCAACTTACCTCATTGACCAATAGGCCACACTCTTGAATCAAATTCTCTAGTTCTTAATGGAAAACGAGACGAGGAATAAACTTGTCAATATGTTACATAGATTTTAATTTCCTTCACAGGATTTAACCAGAAGTAATATAAGTTCCTAGCAGTTGATTATTTCATGAGTTGCATCGTGGATTTATCAGTCTTTCTCTTTTTGCTTCTTCCTCGCTAGAAGTTTGTAAATGATGTAATACATACTTGTTATATTAGTTTCTCCCTGAGTCTAAGGGGATTCCAGTaaactaaaacaacatcatTCCTTTTCAGATACTGTCAAATGTCTAATACttgtttcttcttttaataTCATGTTATTCGTCAATTCCCTGGATTTTTTGGCTTTCCTTCCTGCATAATCTCAGATGTTATCAGTTTCGGGGAGCTTGTGGTTCAATTTGATGCAAAGGGTCGTGGGGTGTGAAAAAAGCCTTTTCCTAGATCCTGGTATGTCATTAGTAATGAGAGAAGTTGTTATTCTACTTGTCCCTATGCATTAGCCTTGAACAATGTTCTATAAAGTGGGGACTCGGACCTTCCCATTAGTACTTGGCTTAGAATCTGCATTTTTTTACACATGCATGTATAATGATGTTTATCCTTCGTTTTCTTAATAGCAACAATAAAGTACTCAACAATGAGGACATGAAGCTGCTCAAGAATTTTTTATGAATACATTGGAGTAGTTTGAAAATGTGTGACTAAAGCGGGCAGTAAAATGGGAGTTGTACCATTTTGTTCCGAACTGATGGCCAAATGGCCAAACAACCAAACACTGCtaaattctctttatttatCTTGTCATCTGTTCTGCAAAGCTGTAAGTGATTGATCAGACAAGTGTCAAGGCTTTGAGTAGACTTCTTTCATTTCTGAATTAGCTTGTGACAATTCCTAGCATAAGTATGAGCTTTGTCTACCGCACAAGGGCAATTCATCTTGATCATGTCAACCAGATACCATTCTAATTATTGCTAGTTGGACTCATTCTTGTATTCCTTCAGCTGTGTTTCAAGAAAACGAAACATATAGATAGCCCTTAAACTAGCAACCAACTCTCAAGTAGAGGTGTTTAGATCTCTGGCTATTAGTACAGTTAAACCGTCTACTTGATAATTGATAAGAGGTTAAGCAAAGCGATTATACATGTATTTCGCCTTTCAAAAACTACATTGTCTAGTGAGCCACATAATCATGTATTACAATATATATAGGAAGAGAATTATGACATCTCCATTGAACCCAGAATAGTGAACATCAAGTTAATATCATTAATTCACTACACTTCATTGTGTCCAGTGCTTTTGTTGGCTTTATTCTTCAGCTATTCTTAAGCGCTCACACTCAAACTATTCTACCTTATTTTGGTGTGAGTTCTAAAGTAATCGAGAATTTAATATTGCGAGTGAGTTATTTGATGTCGTGCTTAACACATGTTTCTCTATCGAAATTATGGTCaaatttttgtcaaaatatAGTTGAAGAGGTATATGTGAATCGAAAATATaacaagatatatatatatatgtaattatttctATAGTACATAAATGGTTGACTCTTCTCAGCTATAAAGTTTCAAAGGTCAAAATTACCTTTAGACTTGAATGATCTAACATTTTTCATTACTTCGTAAGGACAAAATCGAATCATTTTAAACAACAAGTGGGCTGGAAACGAAGCACTCTCAACAGTGGGTAATCTACGAGTGATCTTGAACTTTTGACTTCACTTACTCCATAAACAAAATTTGATGTTTAATTAGTACTAACTTTTtacttcagaaaaaaaaaaagtaaaaaaaaaggtcTATTTGGTTATATAAAATAGCCCCAGGGGTCCACACATATGACATACGAGAGCAGTGAATGGAGTAAAAAGGCAGGTTTAATTTTGAGTAGTGTAAATATTTGACACGAATCTCAATGTCGATTTTTCCAGGCATTATATAATCAAGCTCAGGGCTTATAAAACAGCACATCTGGATGTAGACCCACCCACCCANNNNNNNNNNNNNNNNNNNNNNNNNNNNNNNNNNNNNNNNNNNNNNNNNNNNNNNNNNNNNNNNNNNNNNNNNNNNNNNNNNNNNNNNNNNNNNNNNNNNNNNNNNNNNNNNNNNNNNNNNNNNNNNNNNNNNNNNNNNNNNNNNNNNNNNNNNNNNNNNNNNNNNNNNNNNNNNNNNNNNNNNNNNNNNNNNNNNNNNNNNNNNNNNNNNNNNNNNNNNNNNNNNNNNNNNNNNNNNNNNNNNNNNNNNNNNNNNNNNNNNNNNNNNNNNNNNNNNNNNNNNNNNNNNNNNNNNNNNNNNNNNNNNNNNNNNNNNNNNNNNNNNNNNNNNNNNNNNNNNNNNNNNNNNNNNNNNNNNNNNNNNNNNNNNNNNNNNNNNNNNNNNNNNNNNNNNNNNNNNNNNNNNNNNNNNNNNNNNNNNNNNNNNNNNNNNNNNNNNNNNNNNNNNNNNNNNNNNNNNNNNNNNNNNNNNNNNNNNNNACCCACCCCCATAGTCTCTACCTTCAgatagaaaaatttaaatacacGCAACTCATGTCATCATCTGACACAAAATCTTAGTTAAAAACGCCTTTTACCTATTTGTGCACACAAACCCAGCTATACTTTAAGGGATCTTTTGGTTTCGGACTAAGAATATTTCATAATTGTCTTTAGTTCAAAGAGtaaatttatatcatattataaattttatcataCACTTAATTCTGAAATATTTTATTCGAATTATTTACTTAATGAAAGAGTTATTATtccaaaatatatattcataataagtTAGTCTACGTGTGAAATTGCCCTAGTATTTAACTTTGCTGATGTATTAGGAGATGGATTTACTAGTTATTATGAATAGATGGGACAATCTCGATCTAAGAAAATGAAATTAGATTCTAGTTTCATTGCTAATTTGTcgcttaataaaaaaaagaagattgcTCAAATGATAAATATCATTCACCTTTTACTTTACTTTGAGATATGAATTCCAATCAGAA
Proteins encoded in this window:
- the LOC107023879 gene encoding uncharacterized protein LOC107023879, translating into MAMTMTTAMASPSRRLLIDSRHSTVCTIPKNVAIYPATAVTNQGLLKHCISSQRCLRSLVKPVSAASSGFEADLGDDESLIRVKNAKIAVESEDDEKIQVRVDVNEEDTKTVFEKVLTNLAKSAPPVPGFRREKGGKTSKVPKDFLLQILGEDRVTNFVIREIVTSTLADYVKKENLAVKDNKISTTQTADELKSSFVPGTEFRFNATLELEKSKTEAST
- the LOC107023788 gene encoding uncharacterized protein LOC107023788 — protein: MTMTMTTAMASPSRRLPIDSRYSIVSTIPKNVAIYPATAVTKKGLLKHCISSQGCLRSLVKPVSAASSGLEADSADERLKNAKIVVESEEAEKIQVRVDVNGEYTKMVFDSVLTKLAKSEQPIPGFRREKGGKTSQVPREFLPQILGEERVTNSVIREIINSTLAEYVKKENLAVKDNKISITQTADELMSSFAPGMEFGFNAILWLEKSKTEATT